TGTTAAAGTTTAGACAATGGTGAAGTTGATTAACTGGAATTGAAAGAACACACTTTCTTCTTTTGCTTGGTTTTTCAGTTGCCACCACAGGTCCTTCAGTTTACTACAATCAGTCTCCTGCATATAACTCTCAGTATCTTCTTCGCCCTGCGGCTAGTGTGACCCCAACAAAGGTATGAATGTAATGCATTCATATGGCTTCAAACTAAATCTCTATAATTATAGTAATGTTCCAAGTgtgataaaaaataattataaaagaaAGATGGTTTAGTACAGTATTTTTCTTTTACAGGCACCTGTCTATGCAGTGAATCGTCTCCCACAGCAACATATGTATGCCTACCAGCAACCAACACATACCCCTCCTCTTCCAACTGCATGCATATATCCACAAGATCAGGTCTTTGGTACCCCGCTTAGGTTTGAGTCACCTGCCACAACCTTACTCTCTCCTTACGGTGATGAATACTGCAGTCATAATGTTTCTCAATCTTCTACCAATCCAGCTTTGCCAGAACCTGGATACTTCACAAAACCCCCAGTCATGCCTGCCCAGTCTTATAAGAGCTGTGATGGCAAATCGTCAGACTTAAAGGTGAGCTTCAGCTCACAGATTCCTGTTGAAACTTCTAAAGTTCCCTCTTTTGTTACTGGGGCTGCACAGACAACTCCAGCACCAACTGCTTTTAAGTTCAACTCAAATTTCAAATCAAATGATGGAGACTTTACATTTTCATCGACACATGTGAAAAATAACAATGAAAGCCTTTTGGGGCTTCTGACTTCAGACATCCCACCCAGAGCTGAAGGACATTCAGCTCACAAGCTTCAGGCACATGACCAGCCACCCAGCCAAAGTGGGATCTTTACATTTGGTAGTAAAACCACTTCAGGATTTTCATTTGCTGATTGTTCCCAGGGCAAGAACATTGTCTTTGGAAAACCTGACCAAACATTAAACTTCGCAGATGTGACCAAACCAGAGTCTGGAACAGAAAACATTGAGGAAAATGATGAGAAATGTATGGAAAGTGATGGCAGCACCCATGTTGAAGAGGATGAGGATGGTCCTCATTTTGAGCCCATTGTGCCTCTACCTGACAAGGTTGATGTAAAAACGggcgaggaggaggaagaggagatgtTCTGTAATAGAGCAAAATTGTTTCGTTTTGAGGCTGAAACAAAAGAATGGAAAGAGCGAGGAATTGGAAGCATCAAAATTCTGAAACACAAAACCTCAGGTAAATTTCGAGTGTTAATGAGGAGGGAGCAAGTTCTGAAAATTTGTGCAAATCATTATATCACTGCAGACATGGTTTTAAAACCAAATGCAGGATCTGATAAATCCTGGGTGTGGTATGCTATGGACTATGCTGATGAACTGCCTAAGACTGAACAACTGGCTATTCGCTTCAAAACCGCAGATGAGGCTGCTTTATTCAAACTAAAATTTGTGGAAGCGCAGAGAGCCATGCAGGAATGTCTGGAAATGAAAGATCAGCTGAAGGAAAATGACTCCAAGTCATCTTTGCAGGTATCAGGCAAAAAAATGGATCTGAAAAGTCAGTTTGCCAAAAAGGAAGGTGAATGGGACTGCAATGTCTGCTGTGTAAGGAACAGTCAGTCATCAAAGACATGTGTGGCTTGTAATAGTCCTAATCTTGGCGACCCAACAAAATCTGAAGATAAACTAGCAGAGGGATTTGGAAATGCCCCTGCTGATACTTTCTCTACAGCAGCCTTTACATTTGGAACTACTGCTAAGGATGCCAGCTCTGATACAGTTTTAAAGCGATTTGGGGCTCAGATaccattttcttttaaatttgGGACACAAAAACCTTCACCATCCAGTCAGAATGAAAAAAAGCTTGGTCACTCAGAGAATTCTCTGTCCGAGCAGAGTCCAACTTCCTCTGTGCAAGTGGTAAGCAGTTCAAGTGTTCCATCAAATTTTTCATTTGGTCTTGATCGCTTTGCCAAAAAAGAGGGTCAATGGGATTGTGATGCCTGCTTAGTTCGGAATGAAGCCTCAGCCACAAAGTGCATTTCTTGCCAGACCCCATGTAGCAGTGAAAAAAATCAAGCACCCCTAAGTAGTTTGGCCATGTTTGGTAAAAAGGAAGGACAATGGGATTGTGACAGTTGTCTAGTAAGAAATGAGGGTACAGCTAGTCACTGTGTATCATGCCAGCAACCTAGTGCAAATGCAAAGGGCTCTTTGACTGTCCCAACACCACCTTGCTTGAGTGATAAACATACCCAACCTGCCCCAACGGTATTTAAAACGAGCTTTAATGCAAGCAGTACTTTTCAGTTTGGTCAGAGTAAGAAAGAAATCACACCAACAGCTTTTAAATTTGAGCCTTCTGCAGCTCAGGTTGAAACATCGAGCACTTCAAATTTCTCTTTTTCAATGCCAGTACCTTCCGGTGGATTTAAGTTTGGTCTCACGGAACCAGAATCAAAGTCGTCAGTTGATCAAGTACAGAGTTCATCTGCTGCTAGTTTTCTAAAAAATATTGCTGAACAgcacaaagaaagagaaaatgagGCAAGCCCATCCTCTTCTGTTCAGTCACTGGACGCAGCTAGTAATGATGACAATCCACTTCTAGCAGGCAAGTTTAATTCTTTTAGTTTTGCAGAATTGGCAAAGTCCTCACAAGGTGACTTTCAGTTTGGCAAAAATGATCCCAGTTTCAGAGGCTTTGAAGGCGCTGGTGCGCAGCTTTTTACTTCGTTTTCGCATGGCCAGAGGGCAGATATTTTTGATCAAGATGAGGAAGATATGTATAAAACTGAAGAGAATGATGATATTCAGTTTGAACCAGTGGTTAAAATGCCGGAGAAAGTTGAACTTGTCACAGGGGAAGAGAATGAGAATTGTCTCTACACAAACCGTGTTAAGCTCTTCAGATTTGATCCTGAAACTCAGCAGTGGAAAGAACGGGGGGTTGGGAACCTTAAACTTCTTAAAAATAGTACAAATGGTCGACTTAGAGTTCTTATGAGAAGAGAGCAGGTTTTGAAGGTGTGCGCTAATCACTGGATCACTACCACAATGAACTTAAAGCCCCTTTCTGGATCAGACCGAGCTTGGATGTGGCTAGCTAATGATTTTTCAGATGGAGATGCCAAGTTGGAACAATTGGCTGCCAAATTTAAAACCCCAGAACTTGCAGAAGAGTTCAAACAGAAGTTTGAGGAGTGTCAGCGATTCCTGTTGGACATTCCTTTGCAGACCCCTCACAAGCTTACAAATTCCAGCAGAACAGCACATCTAATACAGAAAGCTGAAGAAATGAAATCTGGTCTTATGGACCTAAAGTCATTCTTGACTTATGATGGGAATAAAGCCAAGGCAGAAGAAAACTGTTCTACAGTTACGAACAACACTTCTGAAGTCATGATCAAGCCACTCTCTGAGAGCGCTGGGTCTACCTTAGAATGGGACAATTATGATTTACAAAAAGACGTTCATGATGAAAGTGCAGACAACTCCATTTATGCCTCTCCAATGGCAAGCAGCCCATTGCAAAAACATTTGTTCCGTTTTGGAGAATCATCTGCTGGGTTTAGTTTCAGTTTCCAGCCTGTGCTTAGTCCTTCAAAATCCCCAGCTAAGCTAAACCAGAGCAGGACGTCTGTTGGCACAGATGATGAACAAGAAATGACTCAAGAAGAGGAGAGGGATGGCCAGTACTTTGAGCCAGTTGTGCCTTTGCCTGATCTTATTGAGATTTCAACTGGAGAAGAAAATGAACAGGTAGTTTTCAGTCACAGAGCAAAGTTATATCGCTATGATAAAGACCTTAGCCagtggaaggagagagggatCGGAGACCTCAAAATTCTACAAGATTATGATACTAAACGCACAAGGCTTGTGATGAGACGGGACCAGGTCCTCAAACTGTGTGCAAACCACTGGATAACATCAGAGATGAAGCTTGATACAATGAAAGGAACTGAGAAGTCTTGGATCTGGAGTGCTTATGATTTTGctgaaggagaaggaaaagttGAGCAGTTAGCTGTGCGCTTCAAATTACAGGAAACTGCAAATGCCTTCAAAGATTTATTTGAGAAAGCCAAAGATGCTCAGGAAAAGGGAGTTTTCCTTCCATCTGTGTCTCCTAGAGAGGCTATGGCCTCAGAAGAGGCCATTTGTGGTAAAACTGCCATTGCAGTACTTGAGGAGACCACCAGAGAACGGACTGAACACTCTTATGAAAGTAGTAGTAATACTCCTAGTGGAAAAAATGCGGAAACCCACAGCCCACAAAGCATGTCTAAAACGGTGGTGTCCCCTCCAAAATTTGTTTTTGGCTCGGATTCTGTACAGAAAATATTTGGAAGCCCAGTGTCCTCTAAAGACATGTCTCTGGAACCTGCAGCAATGCCTGGGACTAAGGCATCAAGCATCACTTCTGACTCTCAAACCTATGGAAGCAGTCCAACATCAGTAATTTGTCCATTCAAAGTGCCAGAAAGAGGTAAGACCAATTTACTAGGTttgcattgattttttttttattgaatttaaTTATTCTCTATAAATGCCAAACATGAtagaaaaatgtttgtttacaaaTAGACACCCAGAATGGGGTCTTTCTAACACGCAGCGGAGGTAAAGGACAGACTAGAGGGTTTCTTACAATAGAAATGTTTGTTGCCTTGCTTATGATTTGCGATCGACATTGCCTAGTGTATTAGCCTAAAATAGCTTGCTGTAGACTGATTTTGGATTTTTGCTGTTGGGAAATGTATGGCGCTGGAAACAATTTCTCTTAGGTTTGACCATGCATATATTTTGGATAACATACTGTATGAGATCactattgttttattgttatgaaCACGtgccccccccatccccccccttttcattttcaagtTTCATTTGGTAACCAggtacacctggtcacttcatctgtctctcaggattatatctggtcAACGCAAAGCCACATTATGCGTAATGCACGTGGAAACGCTTTTAAAGCGCATTCGATTGCTCCAAAATTTGCACTTAAGCCACGTGTTCTAGCACTGTGAATGCATCCGTCTGTTCACGACTCCACAAGCAAAACTCATAGTACtactgaaacaccagtaattgctgtaatttgcatattccgtctcACACAAATGTAGGTTTTGATCTGACTAACCTGAGACTCATGTGACTTCCAAGTGtaaatgtggctaaaatctagTCACATGAAGCGACCAGCTGTACTGCACTGACCTTGCCAGTGTACAACATAATCTTGTTTACTGTATTTAGAGTGTTGATTGTATTAGTAGCAAAAGCAAGAGGCCATTTGATTAGATATCTCAAGGTACCCCCATTAGTAAAGCAAATTAATTTGGTGTAAGCTGTCCACATGTAGCACTTCTCACCAACCAACCATTGTTTTTTAGGATTGGATTTTAGGCTTTTTAAAGATAACCCTATGGCTTTTTGGACATGCACATCTGCCACCCAATTTGACACTCAAGGTATTTTGTCACTGCATGTCTGATTTGTGACATGTAGGAACCTGTGCTGTCACCAGATGCTGGCATATATTTATAGTGCAAGGAACCAATCTattagtgcaaaaaaaaaaaaaaaaaaactgcatgcTTTTTAAGTCTAAAACTGTGACTAGCTaagaattacatttattttaacagATTAGCAATTTATAATTGTTGGATATTGATTGTAGATAAAGTAATCTGCTCCTAAACTGGTCAGTGTTTTATGTAGTAATTCTTAAAGCTGATAAACTTTTGATTTTAAAGCTCAGTGACTGCTTTTACATGCAGAATGACTTATTATAACGGGCCCCACATGATTTAActattgtaaataaaaatactgcTATACACTTAGCAAACCCTCTTTTCAGTCTGTTAAAATTGTGTGGTTCATTATTGACAATCTAAACCTGTTTTGTAGATAATTGAAATACTTGTAAACTTCCAGCCCACTTCAATCACATGCCTGCTGTCGTACAAAGGACTAAATAATTGTATATACCATTTTTATAAGTTTGAAAGGGCCTTGCTGCACTGGTATTTGACCCACTGTTTACCTTATTCTAGTTAAGAGTTGGCttttttatttaagctttaACATTTCTTGTTTGGGGGTTTTAAGACTACTTGGCAAATAACTGATTAGTTGCATGAGCAATTTTTGCATGCATATTTGTCTGGTTGAAATATCAGAGGTGGTATGTTTTAACACGTCAGCAGATGTAAAAATGGTAACACTTGCTTGACATTACAAGATATTAGATTAGCCCTTTAGTGCAATATAAATGGTAAGTGAAAATGCAGAGATTCCAAAACATTTTGAATCCTAAAATCAAAATGATGCGTGTACTTGCAGAAAACTGAATTTATGCTAACAATGGAGATGCACAAGTGAACTGTTAAATACTTAGTAGTTAGTATAACTACAAACATGCTGAGATTAGCCTACAACACAGGTGccctatacagacaaaagtattaataCTTGCTCattcttgttttatttaaaataaagggtattaagGTTATTCTGcccaggcattaggcatggtgctaagggattcatgtttatctgctccagggagtcattctattggcaacacttttctacagggacaagacgaGCTGACCtagtgtcagcaataggtgaaaaagtagctgaattcattaattaaaagaaGTGTCTGCAAATatgtggacatgtagtgtatctttTTAATTTAGTTGTGAGTCATACTTTTTCTTCGCGTTAATGTTAACATTAATTTATTAGTTTGTCTTTTTtacaaagttctcctacttagaaagataaggtctgtaatttatcataggtacacttcaactatgagagtcaaaatgagaaacaagAAATTTTTAAAGAATCTATTTGTAAGTTATGGTGGAAaacaagtatttgatcatccacaaacaagcaagattttttacacagacctgtaactttttTTAAGAAGCTCTCttgtcctccacttgttacctgtattaatggcacatGTATGACCTCGttttctgtataaaagacacctgtccacagcctcaaagtcagactccaaacttaaccatggccaagaccaaagagctgtcgaaggacaccaggaaaaaaaaattgtagacctgcaccatgctgggaagagtgaatctacaataggcaagcaggttggtgtgaataaatcaactgtgggagcaattgtaagaaaatggaagacctacaagaccattgataatctccctcaatctgtggccccacgcaagatctcatcctgtggggtcaaaatgattgagaacggtgaacaaaaatcccagaactacacggagggacctgatgaatgaactgcagagagctgggaccaaagtaacaaaagctATCATCAGTAAAACACTATGGcgagagggactcaaatcctgcactgccaggcgtgtccccctgcttaagccagtgcatgtccaggcccgtctgaagtttgccagagagcatatggatgatccagaagaggattatATAGATATTAGGAGactatcatgtggtcagatgaaaccaaaatagaactttttggtaaaaactcaacttgtcatgtttggagaaaaaagaagaatgctgagttcCAAGAACAcaatacctactgtgaagcatgagggTGGGAACCTTATGCTTTGGGGCGGATGAATGAacagggccatgtatcgtgagatttttaagccaaaacctccttcaatcagtgagagcattgaagcattgaacgtggctgggtcttccagcatgacgttgatcccaaacacaccgctcGGGCAACGACAGAGTGGCTCTGCAAAAAGCATTTCgtggtcctggagtggcctagccataGAAACCCATGAacccatagaaaatttgtggagggagttgaacgTCTGTGTTGctcagcgacagccccaaaacatcactgctctagaggagatttGCATGGAGGAAttggccaaaataccagctacagtgtgtccaaacctggtgaagacttacaggaaatgtttgTCCTGttattgccaacaaaggttatgttaaagtattgagttgaacttttgttctTGACCAAagacttattttccaccataatttacaaatacaaattctttaaaaaaaaaaaaaaaaaaaaaaggtgatttcCTGGaatttatttttctcatttttgtctcatatagttgaagtgtacctatgataaattacagacctttctcatctttctaagaatgagaacttgcacaatcagtggctgacaatacttttttgccccactgtaacTGACTGCACATAGGAATAAAAAACATGTCTTCAGTATGGTAATTGTCAAGGAAAGTGATACTTTTAAATTAATGGTTTGAACATTCTTGTCTAATAATGAATGATTCTAACCTAAATATTTACTTATGTAGCCTTTGTTTATATCAATCCCAAGGTTTAATTTGTTTCTCCTGCCCAGTTCCTTCTCAGAGTGAGCCAGATATAAGAGATGTTGAAGACCAGAGTGACTCCGACATTGAAATTGTGTTTGAACGACAGCCAACTAAAGAGCAAGCTGAACTAGCCCGAAAGTTAATGCTGCCCCCTGCATTCTTTCTTTACAAAAGTGAGCCAGGATATGTGAGTGATGGAACTGATGGTAAGATTTTGCTAACAATTTCCATTGCTATGTTCTTACTACTTCTATTTGCTTCATGTAGTCATGTACTTGAGTACAGAAAATGCATATTTCCCAATGTGTAATGACATTTGGGTTGCCAACACTTGTATCCTTACAGGCTTACCACATATTTTGGAAAGCCTGACAATTATGGAAATTTAGAATCTAGTTTTCTAGTAAATTGATTTTTCTCAAAATACATTACTTTGACTGCTGATACCCTATCTGTAAGTTtgcaatgctgctgctgctttcttCTGAGGACAAATTAACATTCCCTTTTGCATTTTGTCAACGTTATGTTAAACATCCACATCGGGATAATGTCACTAGCAAAACACACTTGGTGACGGTTATTGGCTTTCTAATAACTACCACCATGAGTCatggtttgtgtgtatataatacatTTGTACTTCCTACAATGCAAATTCATCAAACAATTAATTGTGCTTCATGCAGATGAAGACTATGAAACTGCAGTAAGGAATCTGGACGGAAAGTTGTATTGCGATTTGCCTACACATTTCCACGGTAAGTTGAATTATTTCAGTGTGAATCCATGCAACATAAGTGTACTGTagctttttttgttggtttattAAATTGCCGTATGAAAACGCCAGCTGCATCATCCCAATTTCATCCCT
The genomic region above belongs to Salminus brasiliensis chromosome 8, fSalBra1.hap2, whole genome shotgun sequence and contains:
- the ranbp2 gene encoding E3 SUMO-protein ligase RanBP2 isoform X1 — its product is MRRSKADVERYISSVQSLSPSQTEKPVKGFLFAKLYFEAKEFELAKRHVSAYLTVQVRDPKAHRFLGQLYEREGEIEKAVGCYKRSVDLNPAQRDLVLKVAELLCSKPELDSRAEFWVEKAAKLFPGHPAVFDLREKLLSAKGQQGWNQLYDLLQSELQLRPSDAHVNSKLVQLYYSDGRLEDAARHCLSVEKAGLLRHSLYWYTTVVRTIQEYLSHPSVSSNEKVCRKFQTQLLLAHCNLLRLTLSEKGCQESVAALQIFDHAMHCLKSTATNVPDELSEVFKEMRGHLYLYSGTLLLKMACEKEHQWRAVIHLAAFCYLLAYQVPRPKIKPEKGDQASQKPLESLACYRQSQAGHMLLNLNQEMAHLVKEVVEVFGNRSGQESLMEMLFGSQSSASFSFIGSDAISGISAQAPDLHELAKWDSGSVLHYGDLQYLTWLGLQWSMMAEKPALKDWLKQLFPRLTLETFKLDTNTPESICLLDIEVFLCGVVFTSYTQLQETAKISANSQLHEPRCLPLQLIKLLSSDRQREWWDAVYSLIHKKAGPNMSAKLRMIVQHGLNTLRAREKHGLQPALLIHWSRHLSIAGDGVNSYYDQKEYVGRSCHYWNVVLPLLEKIEKRRSIAEPLDPMFMHFNSKDIQVSEVKGYEEEAMIAFATLLDIEGKTDQAILKLEKLDCISSNWHLARIYQRLSEEAGNGVEETQDLCMNFLRQFKKYLSKIYHASTDDLEKLPVSMEEIVDLLNEVNNQLGESGEALDRVDGLPMTSSPRSLSDPAVASSHKFSMSSPAKPSVLSPSKRPVFSPKTPPHWVEDQKSLLKMLCDQVEALKNEVHDLRHNTSEATEPPYSRVYTGNYSGETLQEPFSASQTFHGVPLTVATTGPSVYYNQSPAYNSQYLLRPAASVTPTKAPVYAVNRLPQQHMYAYQQPTHTPPLPTACIYPQDQVFGTPLRFESPATTLLSPYGDEYCSHNVSQSSTNPALPEPGYFTKPPVMPAQSYKSCDGKSSDLKVSFSSQIPVETSKVPSFVTGAAQTTPAPTAFKFNSNFKSNDGDFTFSSTHVKNNNESLLGLLTSDIPPRAEGHSAHKLQAHDQPPSQSGIFTFGSKTTSGFSFADCSQGKNIVFGKPDQTLNFADVTKPESGTENIEENDEKCMESDGSTHVEEDEDGPHFEPIVPLPDKVDVKTGEEEEEEMFCNRAKLFRFEAETKEWKERGIGSIKILKHKTSGKFRVLMRREQVLKICANHYITADMVLKPNAGSDKSWVWYAMDYADELPKTEQLAIRFKTADEAALFKLKFVEAQRAMQECLEMKDQLKENDSKSSLQVSGKKMDLKSQFAKKEGEWDCNVCCVRNSQSSKTCVACNSPNLGDPTKSEDKLAEGFGNAPADTFSTAAFTFGTTAKDASSDTVLKRFGAQIPFSFKFGTQKPSPSSQNEKKLGHSENSLSEQSPTSSVQVVSSSSVPSNFSFGLDRFAKKEGQWDCDACLVRNEASATKCISCQTPCSSEKNQAPLSSLAMFGKKEGQWDCDSCLVRNEGTASHCVSCQQPSANAKGSLTVPTPPCLSDKHTQPAPTVFKTSFNASSTFQFGQSKKEITPTAFKFEPSAAQVETSSTSNFSFSMPVPSGGFKFGLTEPESKSSVDQVQSSSAASFLKNIAEQHKERENEASPSSSVQSLDAASNDDNPLLAGKFNSFSFAELAKSSQGDFQFGKNDPSFRGFEGAGAQLFTSFSHGQRADIFDQDEEDMYKTEENDDIQFEPVVKMPEKVELVTGEENENCLYTNRVKLFRFDPETQQWKERGVGNLKLLKNSTNGRLRVLMRREQVLKVCANHWITTTMNLKPLSGSDRAWMWLANDFSDGDAKLEQLAAKFKTPELAEEFKQKFEECQRFLLDIPLQTPHKLTNSSRTAHLIQKAEEMKSGLMDLKSFLTYDGNKAKAEENCSTVTNNTSEVMIKPLSESAGSTLEWDNYDLQKDVHDESADNSIYASPMASSPLQKHLFRFGESSAGFSFSFQPVLSPSKSPAKLNQSRTSVGTDDEQEMTQEEERDGQYFEPVVPLPDLIEISTGEENEQVVFSHRAKLYRYDKDLSQWKERGIGDLKILQDYDTKRTRLVMRRDQVLKLCANHWITSEMKLDTMKGTEKSWIWSAYDFAEGEGKVEQLAVRFKLQETANAFKDLFEKAKDAQEKGVFLPSVSPREAMASEEAICGKTAIAVLEETTRERTEHSYESSSNTPSGKNAETHSPQSMSKTVVSPPKFVFGSDSVQKIFGSPVSSKDMSLEPAAMPGTKASSITSDSQTYGSSPTSVICPFKVPERVPSQSEPDIRDVEDQSDSDIEIVFERQPTKEQAELARKLMLPPAFFLYKSEPGYVSDGTDDEDYETAVRNLDGKLYCDLPTHFHAQASGYAKDPDCVLVWEKKPTVEEERKAKSLQLPPTFFCGAGSDTDTEPDRPEDFGTELRKVQQAQGQINSIKISKETTKASPDNTATADNGCPIDLSTKIHVAETLNVSNITKDTTPGFTFSSVSGFSFADLAKNSSEFAFGKQDSNFSWANAGAAVFGSAKAPQNDNSDEEGSDDEASNNADIHFEPIVFLPKVEVKSGEEDEEIFFKERTKLYRWDRDLNQWKERGVGDLKILFHPVKKCYRVLMRREQVLKVCANHTIAVAMELKPMNTSANALVWTANDYAEGDAKVEQLAAKFKSPELAESFKKAFIECQVRMSQADVSQSSRITELSRPNNPLVFFTVAADGDVLGKITIELFSHIVPKTAENFRALCTGEKGFGYSESVFHRIIPDFMCQGGDITNQDGTGGKSIYGGKFEDENFDVRHTGPGLLSMANRGRDTNNSQFFITLKKAEHLDFKHVAFGFVREGMDVVKQMGELGSKSGKPSKVIKIIDCGQV
- the ranbp2 gene encoding E3 SUMO-protein ligase RanBP2 isoform X3; this translates as MRRSKADVERYISSVQSLSPSQTEKPVKGFLFAKLYFEAKEFELAKRHVSAYLTVQVRDPKAHRFLGQLYEREGEIEKAVGCYKRSVDLNPAQRDLVLKVAELLCSKPELDSRAEFWVEKAAKLFPGHPAVFDLREKLLSAKGQQGWNQLYDLLQSELQLRPSDAHVNSKLVQLYYSDGRLEDAARHCLSVEKAGLLRHSLYWYTTVVRTIQEYLSHPSVSSNEKVCRKFQTQLLLAHCNLLRLTLSEKGCQESVAALQIFDHAMHCLKSTATNVPDELSEVFKEMRGHLYLYSGTLLLKMACEKEHQWRAVIHLAAFCYLLAYQVPRPKIKPEKGDQASQKPLESLACYRQSQAGHMLLNLNQEMAHLVKEVVEVFGNRSGQESLMEMLFGSQSSASFSFIGSDAISGISAQAPDLHELAKWDSGSVLHYGDLQYLTWLGLQWSMMAEKPALKDWLKQLFPRLTLETFKLDTNTPESICLLDIEVFLCGVVFTSYTQLQETAKISANSQLHEPRCLPLQLIKLLSSDRQREWWDAVYSLIHKKAGPNMSAKLRMIVQHGLNTLRAREKHGLQPALLIHWSRHLSIAGDGVNSYYDQKEYVGRSCHYWNVVLPLLEKIEKRRSIAEPLDPMFMHFNSKDIQVSEVKGYEEEAMIAFATLLDIEGKTDQAILKLEKLDCISSNWHLARIYQRLSEEAGNGVEETQDLCMNFLRQFKKYLSKIYHASTDDLEKLPVSMEEIVDLLNEVNNQLGESGEALDRVDGLPMTSSPRSLSDPAVASSHKFSMSSPAKPSVLSPSKRPVFSPKTPPHWVEDQKSLLKMLCDQVEALKNEVHDLRHNTSEATEPPYSRVYTGNYSGETLQEPFSASQTFHGVPLTVATTGPSVYYNQSPAYNSQYLLRPAASVTPTKAPVYAVNRLPQQHMYAYQQPTHTPPLPTACIYPQDQVFGTPLRFESPATTLLSPYGDEYCSHNVSQSSTNPALPEPGYFTKPPVMPAQSYKSCDGKSSDLKVSFSSQIPVETSKVPSFVTGAAQTTPAPTAFKFNSNFKSNDGDFTFSSTHVKNNNESLLGLLTSDIPPRAEGHSAHKLQAHDQPPSQSGIFTFGSKTTSGFSFADCSQGKNIVFGKPDQTLNFADVTKPESGTENIEENDEKCMESDGSTHVEEDEDGPHFEPIVPLPDKVDVKTGEEEEEEMFCNRAKLFRFEAETKEWKERGIGSIKILKHKTSGKFRVLMRREQVLKICANHYITADMVLKPNAGSDKSWVWYAMDYADELPKTEQLAIRFKTADEAALFKLKFVEAQRAMQECLEMKDQLKENDSKSSLQVSGKKMDLKSQFAKKEGEWDCNVCCVRNSQSSKTCVACNSPNLGDPTKSEDKLAEGFGNAPADTFSTAAFTFGTTAKDASSDTVLKRFGAQIPFSFKFGTQKPSPSSQNEKKLGHSENSLSEQSPTSSVQVVSSSSVPSNFSFGLDRFAKKEGQWDCDACLVRNEASATKCISCQTPCSSEKNQAPLSSLAMFGKKEGQWDCDSCLVRNEGTASHCVSCQQPSANAKGSLTVPTPPCLSDKHTQPAPTVFKTSFNASSTFQFGQSKKEITPTAFKFEPSAAQVETSSTSNFSFSMPVPSGGFKFGLTEPESKSSVDQVQSSSAASFLKNIAEQHKERENEASPSSSVQSLDAASNDDNPLLAGKFNSFSFAELAKSSQGDFQFGKNDPSFRGFEGAGAQLFTSFSHGQRADIFDQDEEDMYKTEENDDIQFEPVVKMPEKVELVTGEENENCLYTNRVKLFRFDPETQQWKERGVGNLKLLKNSTNGRLRVLMRREQVLKVCANHWITTTMNLKPLSGSDRAWMWLANDFSDGDAKLEQLAAKFKTPELAEEFKQKFEECQRFLLDIPLQTPHKLTNSSRTAHLIQKAEEMKSGLMDLKSFLTYDGNKAKAEENCSTVTNNTSEVMIKPLSESAGSTLEWDNYDLQKDVHDESADNSIYASPMASSPLQKHLFRFGESSAGFSFSFQPVLSPSKSPAKLNQSRTSVGTDDEQEMTQEEERDGQYFEPVVPLPDLIEISTGEENEQVVFSHRAKLYRYDKDLSQWKERGIGDLKILQDYDTKRTRLVMRRDQVLKLCANHWITSEMKLDTMKGTEKSWIWSAYDFAEGEGKVEQLAVRFKLQETANAFKDLFEKAKDAQEKGVFLPSVSPREAMASEEAICGKTAIAVLEETTRERTEHSYESSSNTPSGKNAETHSPQSMSKTVVSPPKFVFGSDSVQKIFGSPVSSKDMSLEPAAMPGTKASSITSDSQTYGSSPTSVICPFKVPERVPSQSEPDIRDVEDQSDSDIEIVFERQPTKEQAELARKLMLPPAFFLYKSEPGYVSDGTDDEDYETAVRNLDGKLYCDLPTHFHAQASGYAKDPDCVLVWEKKPTVEEERKAKSLQLPPTFFCGAGSDTDTEPDRPEDFGTELRKVQQAQGQINSIKISKESSVSNVCVSGSNKQHKDQQRNHQGFPRQYCHSR